Proteins from one Niallia circulans genomic window:
- a CDS encoding IS3 family transposase (programmed frameshift), which yields MSRKFYSAEEKYEIVKAFDESLSSLKVASIYKVHHATVLEWKYKFDTFGLEGLKESSAWKKYSEELKLSAIKEYLSGGSSIREVSRMYEISHPSVLRSWIRKYNSHSELKDASQERTGSMTNESKLTWEERLHIVLDCLGNGKNYQEAADTYQVSYQQVYHWVKKYEDGGEEALKDRRGKRKEESKLTPEEKFKLQMKKLEKENERLRAENLYLKKLGGDRKEEKIKPIRFEDKYIAIQELHREENISISLLCEIVKIARSAYYKWLNRLPTSQDLLNEKIIKEMKILHEKVDSTFGYRQMTLHMNRQFKEKLNHKRIYRLMKVAGLRSIIRTKKKRYKHFTPKQVAENRLNREFTAEKPNEKWVTDVTEFKYGQSRKAYLSAIRDLYDGSIVSFVIGHSNNNRLVFKTLDQATALLLEEEHPLIHSDRGYQYTSKGFKQRIDAAKMTQSMSRVGRCIDNGPMESFWGTLKCEKYYIHKYNTFEELEHAIEEYIHFYNYERYQKRLNGLSPMEYRAQAV from the exons ATGTCTCGAAAGTTTTACTCTGCAGAAGAAAAATATGAAATAGTGAAGGCGTTTGATGAATCACTTTCTTCACTTAAAGTGGCATCCATTTATAAAGTACATCATGCCACCGTTTTGGAATGGAAATATAAGTTTGATACCTTTGGCTTAGAAGGATTAAAGGAGTCTTCCGCATGGAAAAAATATTCGGAAGAACTAAAGTTATCCGCCATAAAAGAGTATTTGTCCGGTGGTTCTTCGATTCGTGAGGTTTCTAGAATGTATGAAATATCCCATCCCTCTGTCCTCAGAAGTTGGATTAGGAAGTATAATAGTCATAGTGAATTAAAAGATGCGTCACAAGAAAGGACGGGCTCTATGACTAATGAAAGCAAACTAACTTGGGAAGAACGATTACATATTGTACTTGATTGCTTGGGGAACGGAAAAAATTATCAAGAAGCAGCGGATACGTATCAAGTTTCTTATCAACAAGTTTATCACTGGGTAAAGAAGTATGAAGATGGCGGAGAAGAAGCGTTGAAAGATAGACGTGGTAAAAGGAAAGAGGAATCAAAGCTAACTCCAGAAGAAAAATTCAAGCTTCAAATGAAAAAGCTAGAAAAAGAAAATGAACGGTTACGTGCGGAGAATTTGTATTTAAAAAAGTTGG GAGGAGATAGAAAGGAGGAGAAAATAAAGCCTATCCGATTCGAGGATAAATATATCGCTATCCAGGAGCTTCACAGGGAAGAAAACATAAGTATTTCTTTACTTTGTGAAATAGTCAAAATAGCACGATCCGCCTATTATAAATGGCTGAATCGTCTCCCTACTTCCCAGGATTTACTGAATGAAAAAATCATAAAAGAAATGAAGATTCTTCATGAAAAAGTGGATAGCACCTTCGGTTATCGTCAAATGACGCTTCACATGAATAGACAGTTTAAAGAGAAACTTAATCATAAAAGAATCTATCGACTAATGAAAGTGGCGGGCTTACGCTCGATTATCCGCACCAAGAAAAAACGTTATAAACACTTTACTCCTAAACAGGTGGCGGAAAATAGACTAAATCGAGAATTTACTGCGGAAAAACCAAATGAAAAATGGGTTACAGATGTAACGGAATTTAAGTATGGCCAATCAAGGAAGGCTTATTTAAGTGCGATTCGTGACCTTTATGATGGCTCCATTGTAAGTTTTGTTATAGGACATTCCAATAATAATAGACTTGTATTTAAGACGCTAGACCAAGCAACTGCACTATTATTAGAGGAGGAACATCCACTTATCCATAGTGATCGTGGGTATCAATATACCTCCAAAGGATTTAAGCAAAGGATAGATGCGGCGAAAATGACGCAGAGTATGTCAAGAGTTGGTCGGTGTATTGATAATGGACCGATGGAATCTTTTTGGGGAACACTGAAATGTGAGAAGTATTATATACATAAATATAATACATTTGAGGAACTTGAACATGCGATAGAGGAGTATATTCATTTTTATAATTATGAAAGATATCAAAAGCGATTAAACGGCTTAAGCCCTATGGAATATAGAGCTCAAGCTGTTTAA
- a CDS encoding cytidine deaminase, with protein sequence MKTEVLIQEAKAAREKAYVPYSKFQVGAALLSETGKVYHGCNIENAAYSVTNCAERTALFKAVSEGDTKFVSLAVVADTNGPVSPCGACRQVISELCPSDMEVILTNLNGDVQKTTVAELLPGAFTSEALNEHK encoded by the coding sequence ATGAAAACAGAAGTGCTGATACAAGAAGCAAAAGCAGCAAGAGAAAAGGCATATGTTCCTTATTCTAAATTTCAGGTAGGAGCAGCCTTGCTTTCTGAAACAGGAAAGGTTTATCATGGATGCAATATAGAAAATGCTGCGTACAGTGTGACAAATTGTGCAGAGAGAACAGCATTATTTAAAGCAGTTTCAGAAGGCGACACAAAATTTGTTAGTCTAGCAGTAGTTGCAGACACAAATGGACCTGTTTCACCATGCGGAGCATGCAGGCAAGTTATTTCTGAGTTATGTCCAAGTGACATGGAAGTTATATTAACAAACCTGAACGGTGACGTTCAAAAAACAACAGTGGCAGAATTACTGCCAGGAGCATTTACATCGGAGGCATTAAATGAACATAAATAA
- the era gene encoding GTPase Era: MNINNTSNNEHKSGFISIIGRPNVGKSTFLNRVIGQKIAIMSDKPQTTRNKVQGVLTTDDSQLIFIDTPGIHKPKHRLGDFMMKVAQNTLKEVDLILFMVNAEEGFGKGEEFILEKFENIKTPIFLVVNKIDTIHPDKLFSVIDSYKEKYPFKEIIPISALEGNNVETLLTQIKKYMPEGPQFYPADQVTDHPERFIVSELIREKALHLTREEIPHSLAVVIEKMEKKQNDVVHVMATIVVERDSQKGIIIGKQGGMLKEVGKRARTDIENLLGNKVFLELWVKVQKDWRNKMTQLRDFGFREDEY; encoded by the coding sequence ATGAACATAAATAATACGAGCAACAACGAGCATAAATCAGGATTTATTTCCATCATCGGAAGACCAAATGTTGGAAAATCAACATTTTTGAACCGTGTTATCGGACAAAAAATTGCAATAATGAGCGATAAGCCGCAAACAACTAGAAATAAAGTGCAAGGCGTACTAACAACTGATGATTCACAGCTAATCTTTATTGATACACCAGGTATTCATAAGCCTAAGCACAGACTCGGCGACTTCATGATGAAAGTGGCGCAAAACACATTGAAGGAAGTCGATCTTATTCTGTTTATGGTTAATGCAGAAGAAGGATTCGGCAAAGGGGAAGAGTTTATTCTTGAGAAGTTTGAAAATATTAAAACGCCTATTTTCTTAGTCGTAAATAAAATCGATACGATTCATCCCGATAAGCTGTTTTCTGTTATTGATTCTTATAAGGAAAAGTATCCCTTCAAAGAAATAATTCCAATCTCTGCTTTAGAAGGCAACAATGTGGAAACATTGCTGACACAAATAAAAAAATATATGCCAGAAGGTCCACAATTTTACCCGGCAGATCAAGTAACAGACCACCCAGAAAGATTTATCGTTTCAGAACTAATCAGGGAAAAGGCGCTTCATTTGACAAGGGAGGAAATTCCGCACTCTTTAGCCGTTGTTATTGAAAAAATGGAAAAGAAACAAAATGATGTTGTCCATGTAATGGCTACGATTGTTGTGGAACGAGATTCCCAAAAGGGCATTATCATTGGTAAACAGGGTGGAATGCTTAAAGAAGTCGGCAAAAGAGCACGAACAGATATCGAGAACTTACTTGGCAATAAAGTCTTTTTAGAGCTTTGGGTTAAGGTCCAAAAGGACTGGAGAAACAAGATGACTCAACTGAGAGACTTTGGTTTTAGGGAAGACGAATATTAA
- a CDS encoding YqzL family protein, whose protein sequence is MLDYTWKVFSQTGNIDTYLLFKEIEKANHEIPNTQNEELADIDYPIS, encoded by the coding sequence ATGTTAGACTATACCTGGAAGGTTTTTTCGCAGACAGGTAACATAGACACTTATCTACTTTTTAAGGAAATAGAAAAGGCTAACCATGAAATACCGAATACTCAGAATGAAGAGCTAGCAGATATTGATTATCCCATCTCATAG
- the recO gene encoding DNA repair protein RecO yields the protein MQEKCEGIVIRTTDYGETNKITTLYTREWGKVGVMARGAKKTNSRLSAVTQPFTYAYYLVQRSSGLGLMQQGEMITGFRAIKEDIMLTAYASYVAELTDRCTEDKKPNPFHFELLHQTMNYMNEGYDAQILTNIYEMKMLNVLGMYPVLDKCTICGATDGQFSFSIREGGLICHRCLEHDPYHYKMSQAAVKLLRIFYYFDLSRLGNISVKEATKEELNTIISAYYDEYSGLYLKSKKFLQSMKNFGNDFMKNSPNINKNKDEG from the coding sequence ATGCAAGAAAAATGTGAAGGCATCGTCATTAGAACAACAGATTATGGAGAGACAAACAAGATTACAACATTATATACCCGCGAATGGGGCAAGGTTGGTGTAATGGCAAGGGGAGCAAAGAAGACAAACAGCAGGCTTTCTGCTGTTACCCAGCCTTTTACATATGCTTATTATTTAGTACAGCGCTCAAGCGGGCTTGGTCTTATGCAGCAAGGTGAGATGATAACAGGCTTCCGAGCAATTAAAGAGGATATTATGCTGACAGCTTATGCGAGTTATGTTGCTGAACTGACAGATCGATGTACAGAGGATAAAAAGCCAAACCCTTTTCATTTTGAATTGCTGCACCAAACAATGAATTACATGAATGAAGGCTATGATGCACAAATATTGACAAACATTTATGAAATGAAAATGCTCAATGTGCTTGGCATGTATCCTGTTTTGGATAAATGCACAATCTGCGGTGCTACTGACGGGCAGTTTTCCTTTTCCATTCGAGAGGGTGGCCTTATATGTCATCGTTGCTTAGAGCATGATCCGTACCATTATAAAATGTCCCAGGCAGCTGTTAAGCTGCTGCGGATTTTTTATTATTTTGATTTAAGTAGACTTGGTAACATCTCTGTCAAGGAAGCTACAAAGGAAGAGTTGAATACCATTATTTCAGCTTATTATGATGAATATTCAGGCTTATACTTGAAATCAAAAAAATTCCTGCAATCAATGAAAAATTTTGGCAATGACTTTATGAAAAATAGCCCAAATATTAATAAGAACAAAGACGAAGGTTGA
- the glyQ gene encoding glycine--tRNA ligase subunit alpha produces the protein MNIQNMILTLQKHWSDYGCILMQAYDVEKGAGTMSPYTFLRAIGPEPWNVAYVEPSRRPADGRYGENPNRLYQHHQFQVIMKPSPDNIQEMYLDSLKALGINPLEHDIRFVEDNWENPSLGCAGLGWEVWLDGMEITQFTYFQQVGGLECKPVSVEITYGIERLASYIQDKENVFDLEWTDGFTIRDIFYQPEFEHSKYTFETSDVDMLFHLFSVYEKEAHRQMDEGLVHPAYDYVLKCSHVFNLLDARGAISVTERTGYIGRCRTLARKVAKTFYEEREKLGFPILKGKEV, from the coding sequence ATGAATATTCAAAACATGATATTAACACTGCAAAAGCATTGGTCAGATTATGGTTGTATTTTAATGCAGGCATATGACGTAGAAAAAGGGGCTGGAACAATGAGCCCGTATACTTTCTTAAGAGCAATCGGACCTGAGCCTTGGAATGTGGCTTATGTTGAGCCATCCAGAAGACCTGCTGATGGACGTTACGGGGAGAACCCAAACCGTTTGTATCAGCATCACCAATTTCAGGTTATCATGAAGCCATCACCAGATAATATTCAAGAAATGTATTTGGACTCTCTTAAAGCACTGGGTATTAACCCACTCGAGCATGATATTCGTTTTGTTGAGGATAACTGGGAAAACCCATCATTAGGATGTGCTGGTTTAGGCTGGGAAGTTTGGCTTGATGGAATGGAAATCACTCAATTCACATACTTCCAGCAAGTTGGCGGTTTAGAGTGTAAGCCTGTTTCTGTTGAAATCACATATGGTATTGAAAGATTAGCTTCTTATATTCAAGATAAAGAGAATGTATTTGATTTAGAGTGGACAGACGGCTTTACAATCAGAGACATCTTCTACCAACCAGAATTTGAGCATAGTAAATATACATTTGAAACATCTGATGTGGATATGCTTTTCCATTTGTTCAGTGTATACGAAAAAGAAGCGCATCGCCAAATGGATGAAGGACTTGTGCATCCGGCATATGACTATGTATTAAAATGCTCTCATGTATTCAACCTTCTTGACGCAAGAGGTGCCATTTCTGTTACAGAGCGCACAGGCTATATTGGAAGATGCCGAACGCTTGCGCGCAAAGTTGCTAAAACATTTTATGAAGAGCGTGAGAAATTAGGATTCCCTATTTTAAAAGGCAAGGAGGTTTGA
- the glyS gene encoding glycine--tRNA ligase subunit beta — protein MSKKDLLLEIGLEEMPARFVTSSMNSLKEKVEAWLNEKQLQFDAIEAFSTPRRLAILVSQADEAQKDIEEEAKGPAKKIALDEKGEWSKAAAGFTRGQGATVEDIYFKEINGVEYAHVKKFIKGQATIDLLPALKDIILSLTFPKNMRWANNDLRYIRPIKWIAALFGDTVVPFSITGVETDRKSLGHRFLGEEISFAQPSNYKEALLSQFVIANPEERKAAILSQINKISEENDWIIPIDADLLEEVNNLVEYPTALFGKFEESFLELPNEVLITSMKEHQRYFPVKSKDDTLLPYFITVRNGDHNHLEKVARGNEKVLRARLADAAFFYKEDQKQDIDKLLAKLQSIVYHEEIGTLSEKVARVQGLTTNIADTLNFSAEEKKNADRAAQISKFDLVTNMVYEFPELQGLMGEKYALQKGEASAVAKAINEHYMPRHADDNTASSNEGAALALAEKLDTIVSFFAIGLIPTGSQDPYALRRQATGVVQTLMDKEWDLSLEELVSLAMHNVKGFAKTSEEELHKNLIDFFKARIKHILQAEGIRYDLIDAVLGDAIGSPASLLKKAKVLDSHKNDANFKNGIEALARVINISKKAEVKGSVDSALFENEEEGSLFQAVQSVKEKLTKDTEAEVYFTLLLSLESSIASYFDNTMVMSDNPSLKENRLNQMTELADIIKGFANVSEIMVK, from the coding sequence ATGAGTAAAAAAGATTTATTGCTAGAGATCGGTTTAGAAGAAATGCCTGCCCGTTTTGTCACAAGCAGCATGAACAGCTTAAAAGAAAAGGTGGAAGCATGGCTGAATGAAAAACAATTGCAATTCGATGCAATTGAAGCATTCTCTACACCAAGACGTCTTGCGATTTTAGTTTCCCAAGCAGATGAAGCGCAAAAGGATATTGAGGAAGAAGCAAAAGGCCCTGCTAAAAAGATTGCTCTTGATGAAAAAGGGGAATGGTCTAAGGCAGCTGCCGGCTTCACAAGAGGTCAAGGTGCGACGGTTGAAGATATTTATTTCAAGGAAATCAATGGTGTGGAATATGCACATGTTAAAAAATTCATTAAAGGCCAAGCAACAATTGATTTGTTGCCTGCATTAAAGGACATCATTTTAAGCTTGACGTTCCCAAAAAACATGCGTTGGGCAAATAATGACCTGCGTTATATTCGTCCAATTAAATGGATTGCCGCGTTATTTGGCGATACAGTCGTTCCATTTTCGATTACAGGTGTGGAAACAGACCGTAAATCGCTTGGCCACCGTTTCCTTGGAGAAGAAATCAGCTTTGCTCAGCCTAGCAATTATAAAGAAGCGTTGCTAAGTCAGTTTGTCATTGCAAACCCTGAAGAACGTAAAGCAGCTATTCTTTCGCAAATTAATAAGATTAGCGAAGAGAATGATTGGATTATACCAATTGATGCGGATTTGTTGGAAGAAGTTAATAATTTAGTTGAATATCCGACAGCTCTTTTCGGTAAGTTTGAAGAATCCTTTTTGGAGCTTCCAAACGAGGTGCTGATAACAAGCATGAAGGAGCATCAGCGTTATTTCCCTGTTAAATCAAAGGATGATACATTGCTTCCTTACTTTATTACAGTCCGCAATGGTGACCATAACCATTTAGAAAAGGTCGCAAGAGGGAATGAAAAAGTGTTAAGAGCTCGTCTTGCAGATGCTGCGTTCTTCTATAAAGAAGATCAAAAGCAGGATATTGACAAGCTTTTGGCGAAATTACAATCCATTGTATATCACGAAGAAATAGGCACTCTTTCAGAAAAAGTTGCAAGAGTACAAGGGTTAACAACTAACATTGCTGATACCCTTAACTTCTCAGCAGAAGAAAAGAAAAACGCAGATCGTGCAGCCCAAATCTCAAAATTTGACCTTGTTACTAACATGGTTTACGAGTTTCCAGAGCTACAAGGGCTTATGGGTGAAAAATATGCCCTGCAAAAAGGGGAAGCTTCTGCTGTTGCTAAGGCTATTAACGAACATTATATGCCGAGACACGCAGACGATAACACTGCCTCAAGCAATGAAGGTGCAGCACTTGCTCTTGCAGAAAAACTGGATACAATCGTTTCCTTCTTTGCAATCGGCTTAATTCCAACTGGTTCACAAGACCCTTATGCGCTCCGCAGACAGGCTACAGGTGTTGTGCAGACCTTGATGGATAAAGAGTGGGATTTATCTTTAGAAGAGCTTGTATCACTTGCTATGCATAATGTAAAAGGCTTTGCAAAAACTTCTGAAGAAGAACTGCATAAAAATCTAATCGATTTCTTTAAGGCTCGTATTAAGCATATCCTTCAAGCAGAAGGCATTCGTTACGATTTAATCGATGCAGTTCTTGGCGATGCAATTGGCAGTCCTGCAAGCTTGCTTAAAAAGGCTAAGGTGCTTGATAGCCATAAAAATGATGCTAACTTTAAAAATGGTATTGAAGCATTGGCGCGTGTCATTAATATTTCCAAAAAGGCAGAAGTTAAAGGCTCTGTTGATTCAGCCTTGTTTGAGAATGAAGAGGAAGGCAGCTTGTTCCAAGCAGTGCAATCAGTGAAAGAGAAACTGACAAAGGATACAGAGGCAGAAGTATACTTCACTTTGCTGCTCTCTCTTGAGTCCTCTATTGCCTCGTATTTCGATAATACAATGGTAATGTCAGATAACCCGTCTTTGAAAGAAAATAGATTAAATCAAATGACAGAGCTTGCAGACATAATAAAAGGCTTTGCTAATGTATCAGAAATAATGGTGAAATAA
- a CDS encoding helix-turn-helix transcriptional regulator — MKLNKRQQQIVEIVKANGPITGEHIAENLHLTRATLRPDLAILTMAGFLDARPRVGYFYTGKTSEQSERIGNLYVKDYYSCPVVASDTTSVYDAIVTMFTEDVGTIFIVDANNALAGVVSRKDMLRASIGKQELSSLPVTIIMTRMPNITYCYLDDKLVDVGKKLIEREIDSLPVVKEEQDGLKVIGRVTKTNITKALVNLSNE; from the coding sequence ATAAAACTGAATAAACGCCAACAGCAAATCGTGGAAATCGTTAAAGCAAATGGTCCAATAACGGGAGAGCATATTGCTGAAAACTTACATTTAACTAGAGCGACATTACGTCCCGACCTTGCCATCTTGACAATGGCTGGATTTCTGGATGCCAGGCCTCGTGTCGGCTATTTTTATACTGGCAAAACGTCAGAGCAGTCAGAAAGAATCGGTAACTTGTATGTGAAAGATTATTATTCCTGTCCTGTTGTAGCAAGTGATACAACATCTGTATACGATGCGATTGTTACGATGTTTACAGAAGATGTCGGGACGATTTTTATCGTTGATGCTAATAATGCTCTTGCAGGTGTTGTTTCAAGAAAAGACATGTTAAGGGCAAGTATCGGCAAGCAGGAATTGTCGTCATTGCCTGTTACCATTATTATGACAAGGATGCCGAATATCACGTATTGTTACTTGGACGACAAATTAGTTGATGTCGGTAAAAAGCTAATAGAGAGAGAAATAGATTCTCTGCCTGTTGTAAAAGAGGAACAAGATGGTCTTAAAGTAATCGGACGAGTGACAAAGACAAATATAACGAAAGCACTTGTGAACTTATCCAATGAATGA
- a CDS encoding pyruvate, water dikinase regulatory protein: protein MTERQIIYVVSDSVGETAELVTKAAISQFSGHNVNVSIKRFPFVEDKSNIRDVIRQARQEHGMIAYTLVKPEMRKYMQELAVEEGVYAADIIGPIIDQFQMLWGKTPLFEPGLVRKLDEDYFKKVEAIEFAVKYDDGRDPRGLEKADIILLGVSRTSKTPLSQFLAHKRVKVANVPIVPEVDPPKELFEVPAHKCFGLKISPKKLNNIRKERLISLGLSDSASYAQIERIEQEMAYFENIVDKIKCPVIDVTNKAVEETANIIFNLYYRAKNNHF from the coding sequence ATGACTGAAAGACAAATCATATATGTAGTATCCGATTCTGTCGGAGAGACAGCCGAACTCGTAACGAAAGCCGCAATAAGTCAGTTTTCCGGTCATAATGTGAATGTATCCATAAAAAGGTTTCCTTTTGTGGAGGATAAGTCAAATATCCGTGATGTGATTCGTCAGGCCAGACAAGAGCACGGAATGATTGCATATACACTCGTAAAGCCGGAAATGCGGAAATACATGCAGGAACTTGCTGTTGAAGAAGGAGTATATGCTGCAGATATCATTGGACCAATCATCGATCAGTTTCAAATGCTATGGGGCAAAACACCGCTTTTTGAACCAGGTTTAGTCAGAAAGCTGGATGAAGACTATTTCAAAAAGGTAGAAGCAATTGAGTTTGCCGTTAAATATGACGATGGAAGAGACCCAAGAGGCTTGGAAAAGGCAGATATTATTTTACTTGGTGTTTCCAGAACGTCTAAGACACCTCTATCACAATTTCTTGCCCATAAGCGGGTGAAGGTTGCCAATGTTCCGATTGTCCCTGAAGTAGACCCTCCAAAGGAATTATTTGAGGTTCCAGCACATAAATGCTTTGGCTTAAAAATCAGCCCTAAAAAGCTGAATAATATCCGCAAGGAAAGATTAATTTCCTTAGGACTAAGTGATAGTGCAAGCTATGCACAAATTGAACGCATTGAGCAGGAAATGGCTTACTTCGAAAATATTGTGGACAAAATAAAATGTCCTGTCATCGATGTGACAAATAAAGCGGTCGAAGAAACTGCCAATATTATTTTTAATTTATATTACCGCGCTAAAAATAATCATTTTTAA
- a CDS encoding DUF188 domain-containing protein, whose protein sequence is MATSRSIELIFIASYAHMKRHEDGTNWKYVDSSKEAVDMFIMNAVKANDVVVTQDIGLAATLLPKRVYVLTPRGIILEEKDIGTALDMRYLSAKARRRGIYGKGPKPFEEKDRQKFKKSFEIVLSKVAGE, encoded by the coding sequence ATGGCTACAAGCAGATCTATTGAATTAATTTTTATCGCTTCCTATGCTCACATGAAACGGCATGAAGACGGAACAAACTGGAAGTATGTTGACAGTAGCAAGGAAGCAGTAGATATGTTTATTATGAACGCCGTAAAGGCAAATGATGTTGTAGTAACACAGGATATTGGACTGGCAGCAACACTGCTGCCCAAAAGAGTTTATGTTCTTACTCCAAGAGGAATTATCCTTGAGGAAAAAGATATTGGGACAGCTCTGGATATGCGCTATCTTTCTGCTAAGGCAAGAAGAAGAGGCATATACGGAAAAGGACCTAAGCCATTTGAAGAAAAGGATCGGCAGAAATTCAAAAAAAGTTTCGAAATCGTTTTGTCGAAAGTTGCAGGAGAATAA
- the dnaG gene encoding DNA primase: MVERIPDEKVNEVKQAIDIVDVIGEHVALTKQGRNYLGLCPFHGEKTPSFSVSPEKQIFHCFGCHAGGNVFTFLMDLQGYSFQEAAFHLAERANVDLGVELQESGNKPAISKDLQQMMDAHDQLTKFYHHILVNTTEAEHALQYLLDRGFTREVIDKFQIGYAPNQWDFAVKYLKKNDTSIMEKAGLIIKSEKGDKYFDRFRDRIMFPIYDRNGNPIAFSGRTLGDSTPKYLNSPETPIFNKSSTLYNFHMARPSIRKTQHSVLFEGFADVIAANRAGVENSVGTMGTSLTDEHIAILKRNSRTITICYDSDSAGIEAAYRAGKMLAGVNCTVKVAMLPDGLDPDDYLNKYGEEKLQHEIMQASVPFMSFKLIYHRRGKNLQNEGDKLSYIEQVLGEIAQLGNAVEKDLYLRQLSSEFSISLDALKMQEEELAGRQTINKPNKSMNAPVKQYSVRKRSNHLLPAYHTAERRLIAHMLKSEDIALKVREALQDRTFNIDEHQAIFTYLLAFYETGQSSDSSAFLNFIRDGELQRIVADIDMMEVNEEVGDQELTDYLKQLLNYEKMLEINEKKALQKEAERQNDFLKAAEIGMEVMLLVKSLK, translated from the coding sequence ATGGTTGAGCGCATTCCTGATGAGAAAGTAAACGAGGTCAAACAGGCAATCGACATAGTTGATGTCATTGGGGAGCATGTTGCATTAACAAAGCAAGGACGCAATTATTTGGGATTGTGTCCATTTCATGGCGAAAAAACCCCCTCATTTTCCGTGTCACCTGAAAAGCAGATATTTCATTGCTTTGGCTGTCACGCAGGAGGAAATGTATTTACCTTTCTAATGGACTTACAAGGCTATTCCTTTCAGGAAGCAGCTTTCCATCTTGCAGAAAGAGCGAATGTTGATCTCGGTGTAGAATTGCAGGAGTCAGGTAATAAACCTGCCATTTCTAAAGACTTGCAGCAAATGATGGATGCTCACGATCAGTTAACTAAATTTTACCATCATATCCTTGTAAATACAACGGAAGCTGAGCATGCTTTACAGTATTTGCTTGACAGGGGCTTTACAAGAGAAGTCATTGATAAGTTTCAAATTGGCTATGCACCGAATCAGTGGGACTTTGCGGTGAAGTATTTAAAGAAAAATGACACTTCCATAATGGAAAAAGCCGGCCTAATCATCAAAAGTGAAAAAGGGGATAAATATTTTGACCGCTTCCGCGATCGGATAATGTTTCCTATTTATGATCGTAATGGCAATCCAATTGCATTTTCCGGACGTACACTAGGGGACTCAACTCCCAAATATCTAAACAGTCCGGAGACACCAATTTTTAATAAAAGCAGCACCCTTTATAATTTTCATATGGCGAGGCCAAGCATTAGAAAAACACAGCATTCTGTCTTATTTGAGGGATTTGCTGATGTAATTGCTGCTAACCGTGCAGGTGTGGAAAACAGTGTCGGAACAATGGGTACATCCCTTACAGATGAGCATATCGCTATTTTAAAGCGAAACTCCCGAACTATAACCATTTGCTATGATTCAGATTCAGCAGGAATCGAAGCAGCCTACCGGGCAGGAAAAATGCTTGCTGGCGTCAATTGTACAGTTAAGGTTGCCATGCTTCCAGATGGTCTGGATCCGGATGATTACCTTAACAAATATGGGGAAGAAAAACTGCAGCATGAAATCATGCAGGCGAGCGTTCCATTTATGAGCTTTAAGCTCATATATCATCGCAGAGGAAAAAATCTGCAAAATGAAGGAGATAAGCTTAGCTATATAGAACAAGTATTGGGAGAAATCGCTCAGCTTGGGAATGCAGTCGAAAAAGACCTTTATTTAAGGCAGCTGTCATCGGAATTTTCCATCTCTCTCGATGCATTAAAAATGCAGGAGGAAGAGCTTGCCGGCAGGCAAACAATAAATAAGCCAAATAAAAGCATGAATGCACCAGTTAAGCAATATAGTGTAAGAAAAAGATCTAACCACTTATTGCCGGCATATCATACTGCCGAACGAAGGCTGATTGCCCATATGCTTAAAAGTGAGGACATTGCATTGAAGGTCCGGGAAGCTTTACAGGACAGGACATTCAATATTGATGAACATCAAGCGATTTTCACTTATTTGCTGGCTTTTTATGAAACAGGACAAAGTTCTGATTCAAGCGCCTTCCTTAATTTCATTCGTGACGGTGAACTGCAGCGGATTGTGGCAGACATTGACATGATGGAAGTAAATGAGGAGGTCGGTGATCAAGAGCTTACCGATTATTTAAAACAGCTGTTGAATTACGAAAAAATGCTGGAAATTAATGAAAAGAAAGCATTGCAAAAAGAAGCAGAGCGACAAAATGATTTTCTAAAGGCAGCAGAAATAGGAATGGAAGTCATGTTGTTAGTAAAATCATTAAAATAA